From Oryza brachyantha chromosome 9, ObraRS2, whole genome shotgun sequence, a single genomic window includes:
- the LOC121055339 gene encoding programmed cell death 6-interacting protein-like, which yields MADDDDATAAQAAKDKEAADRLAAEAAARADAARRAEEDRLRAAALDEYEKTHEALWAQATAVVNVKALIPIVLDKATDTYTKWRGIFLTVLGKYALTRHALEDEAFPARPAWIQADCCVLTWIYGTVSSDLQQSLMMRQGPARNAWCYLEDEFLGQKESRALLLETQFRTFRQEALSITNYCRRLESMAASLADFGDPIGDTQMVLTLLRGLSGKFRHMVSILKMQKPFPTFSEARTHLLLEEMEIDARPPSPPAALVVAPSRPAAPGAAAAPRPGAPPPPRPAAPTGGQRNGRRRGRGGRGAPAAPNAGAQPGGQGSAYNGAGVHPSFMHPWAGSVRMWPYDPSGRPPPPQPAFHTAPHYGGYSAPPGAYGGTYAGPPPSYSMYHGGAAPPLFQAPSPSPAYQAAPWNPTHGGSWHQDSLAHSFNTMTLNPPTSEWYADSGAGSHMTSDAGFANQERDRQVQ from the exons AtggcggacgacgacgacgccacaGCTGCCCAGGCCGCTAAGGACAAGGAGGCCGCCGATCGCCTCGCGGCCGAGGCCGCTGCCCGTGCTGATGCAGCACGCCGGGCTGAAGAAGACCGTCTTCGTGCTGCTGCTCTAGACGAGTATGAGAAAACGCATGAGGCTCTCTGGGCGCAGGCCACTGCCGTCGTCAACGTCAAGGCCCTCATCCCCATCGTCCTCGACAAGGCCACGGACACCTACACCAAGTGGCGCGGCATATTCCTCACCGTCCTCGGCAAGTATGCCCTCACCCGCCACGCCCTTGAGGATGAGGCGTTCCCCGCCCGCCCGGCATGGATCCAGGCGGACTGCTGTGTCCTCACGTGGATCTATGGCACCGTCTCCAGCGACTTGCAGCAGTCGTTGATGATGCGGCAAGGTCCTGCCCGCAATGCGTGGTGCTACCTCGAGGATGAATTTCTCGGGCAGAAGGAGTCCCGTGCCCTTCTCCTTGAGACACAGTTCCGTACCTTTCGTCAGGAGGCCCTGAGCATCACCAACTACTGCCGCCGCCTTGAGTCCATGGCTGCCTCCCTCGCCGACTTCGGCGACCCCATCGGTGATACACAAATGGTCCTCACGCTCCTCCGCGGCCTCAGTGGCAAGTTTCGCCACATGGTGTCCATCCTCAAGATGCAGAAACCGTTCCCGACGTTCAGTGAAGCCCGTACACACCTCCTGTTGGAGGAGATGGAGATCGACGCTCGTCCTCCGTCCCCGCCagccgccctcgtcgtcgcgccgtcgcgtcCAGCGGCACCaggtgcagctgctgctccacGTCCGGGCGCACCCCCTCCTCCACGCCCCGCTGCACCGACTGGGGGCCAACGCAACGGACGCCGTCGTGGCCGCGGTGGACGTGGTGCTCCTGCTGCACCCAACGCTGGTGCACAACCTGGTGGACAGGGCAGCGCTTACAACGGTGCTGGTGTGCACCCATCGTTCATGCACCCTTGGGCTGGCAGCGTGCGCATGTGGCCGTACGATCCGTCaggacgtcctccgccgccgcaacctGCATTCCACACAGCCCCGCACTATGGTGGGTACAGTGCTCCTCCCGGTGCCTATGGTGGCACATACGCTGGCCCGCCACCCTCGTACAGCATGTACCACGGGGGAGCTGCACCGCCGCTCTTCCAGGCGCCCTCGCCCTCACCAGCTTACCAGGCAGCGCCCTGGAACCCCACTCACGGCGGCTCTTGGCACCAGGACTCCCTGGCGCACTCCTTCAACACCATGACGCTGAACCCGCCAACCTCTGAGTGGTACGCTGATTCAGGTGCTGGTTCGCATATGACCTCAGACGCTG GATTTGCAAACCAGGAACGTGATCGCCAGGTGCAATAG
- the LOC102706225 gene encoding beta-glucosidase 30, with the protein MGRRLLFTLLLGALFCNGAYAKFSRYSFPKDFIFGTGSAAYQYEGAYKEGGRGPSIWDTFTHIPGKIMNNDTGDVANDFYHRYKEDVNLLTDMNMDAFRFSISWTRILPNGSLSGGINKEGVAFYNSLIDEVIAKGLIPFVTIFHWDTPQALESKYGGFLSEDIVKDYVDFAEVCFREFGDRVKYWTTFNEPFTYSAYGYGKGVFAPGRCSPYVSKSCGAGDSSREPYTVAHHIHLSHAAAVRLYRARYQPAQKGQIGMVVVTHWFVPYSDTAADRAAVQRSLDFIFGWFMDPVVHGDYPGTMRGWLGDRLPTFTPEQSAMVRGSYDFIGVNYYTTYYAKSVPPPSSNELSYDVDSRANTSGFRNGKPIGPQEFTPIFFNYPPGLRELLLYTKRRYNNPVIYVTENGIDEGNNSTVPEALKDGHRISFHSKHLQFIKHAIRNGVNVKGYFTWTFMDCFEWGDGYLDRFGLVYVDRRTLKRYRKQSSYWIADFLKRP; encoded by the exons ATGGGAAGACGACTCCTTTTCACCTTGCTCTTGGGAGCCCTGTTCTGCAATGGTGCTTACGCGAAGTTTAGCCGGTACAGCTTCCCCAAGGACTTCATCTTTGGCACAGGTTCAGCTGCTTATCAG TATGAGGGCGCCTACAAAGAAGGGGGCAGAGGTCCTAGTATCTGGGACACCTTTACTCACATTCCAG GTAAAATTATGAACAATGATACTGGAGATGTGGCAAATGACTTCTATCACCGATACAAG GAGGATGTGAACCTCCTGACGGACATGAACATGGATGCCTTCCGGTTCTCCATTTCGTGGACCAGGATCCTGCCAA ATGGGTCCTTGAGTGGAGGAATAAACAAAGAAGGGGTGGCTTTCTACAACAGCCTGATCGATGAGGTCATAGCCAAAG GGTTGATCCCATTTGTCACCATTTTCCACTGGGACACCCCACAGGCTCTGGAAAGCAAATACGGAGGCTTTCTCAGCGAAGACATAGT CAAGGACTACGTGGACTTCGCCGAGGTGTGCTTCCGCGAGTTCGGAGACCGCGTCAAGTACTGGACGACGTTCAACGAGCCATTCACGTACAGCGCCTACGGCTACGGCAAGGGTGTGTTCGCGCCGGGGCGGTGCTCCCCCTACGTCTCCAAGTcgtgcggcgccggcgactccAGCCGGGAGCCCTACACGGTGGCGCACCACATCCACCtctcccacgccgccgccgtccggctCTACCGCGCCAGGTACCAGCCGGCGCAGAAGGGGCAGATCggcatggtggtggtgacgcACTGGTTCGTGCCGTACAgcgacaccgccgccgaccgcgccgccgtgcagCGGAGCCTGGACTTCATCTTCGGGTGGTTCATGGACCCCGTCGTGCACGGCGACTACCCGGGCACCATGCGCGGGTGGCTCGGCGACCGGCTGCCGACGTTCACGCCGGAGCAGTCGGCGATGGTGAGGGGCTCCTACGACTTCATCGGCGTCAACTACTACACCACCTACTACGCCAAGAGCGTGCCCCCGCCGAGCTCCAACGAGCTCTCCTACGACGTCGACAGCCGCGCCAACACCTCCGGCTTCCGTAACGGCAAACCCATCGGTCCACAG GAATTTACACCGATCTTCTTCAACTACCCGCCGGGTCTTCGCGAGCTCTTGCTCTACACAAAGAGGAGGTACAACAACCCGGTCATCTATGTTACAGAAAACG GCATCGACGAGGGCAACAACAGCACCGTGCCAGAGGCGCTCAAGGACGGGCACAGGATCTCGTTCCACTCCAAGCATCTCCAGTTCATCAAGCACGCCATTAGAAATGGCGTGAACGTGAAGGGGTACTTCACGTGGACGTTCATGGACTGCTTTGAGTGGGGCGACGGCTACCTCGACCGCTTCGGCCTCGTCTACGTCGACCGCCGCACGCTCAAGCGCTACCGCAAGCAGTCCAGCTACTGGATCGCCGACTTCCTCAAGAGGCCGTAG